Genomic window (Rosa chinensis cultivar Old Blush chromosome 6, RchiOBHm-V2, whole genome shotgun sequence):
CTGCTACTGTATGCAAATTCCCCATACAAATAATATTTAACTTATCCACAATGTACACTAATAGAGGGAACCAGTAAATACATTTTCTCCCCCTCtcaaatttcttcattttattctcTCGTACTCTTATATCTAATTTCCGAAGCAATATATATGTCAAACCTTAAAAATTATTCTAACATGATATCAAAGCAAGATTGAGAGTGTTGAAACTTTCTTAAAACATTACCATTCTTCATATCCGAGTGTATTTCGAAACCGTGTAACAAAACCCTGCTAATTCATGCATTACCCTAGATAGAACCACAACCTATTTTCCCTTGTAATTTATATGATCCCAATTAGTCCAGCCTTCGAAATTGAACATTCATTAATTGTGTACAAATTGGCACATTCACTGGTTACAGTCCACCACCATCTACAATTCTACATACTCATACTatataactaattaattaatcaagtaGTCGACTTGCCCCTCTCTAAACGGCTCAAAAGCCTCTAGCAAAAGTGCAAAACAGCAAAGTCAACAATAACGGGCAAATTTATATTTCTTGCATACTGGTAAGAAATGAAAGCACACAGGATTCTCTGCACTGCACTACCCCAGATGGAATCACAATTAATCCTAGCGTAATGGATGTAGATCTTAAAATACATGCGCATTACTTTATTACTCTCACACATTGTCACGCGCATCCATCACCAACTCAATGACTCCTTAAAGCTATCGATCCACTCCCAAACACAAACCAATTCAAAGCCTCAAAATGCCTTCTCCTAATACATTTCTCCTTTTGCCCTTCCTATTATTCATgacttctccttctctttcccTCCCTCCGGCCCTCGTAGCGCCGATCTCAAAAGACCACTCTACTCTCCTCTACTCCCTCTCCCTCTACCTCAAAACCCCTCTCCAACCCACCAAGCTCCACCTCGACCTCGGCGCCGCCTTCACCTGGCTCGACTGCACCAAACCCTACTACAACTCCTCCACCTACCTCCACGTCCCCTGCGGCTCCCCTCTCTGCGACTCGCTTCACTCTTTTGCTTGCGGCAACTGCTACGAACCGCCCGGCCCGCATTGCGCCAACGACACGTGCTCTCTCTACCCGGAAAACCCTGTCTCCGGCAAGGCCACCTTGGACAACGCGCTCCTCGACGCTCTCGCCCTCCACACCACCGACGGCTCCGCTCCGGGTCGACTCGCTCTCCTCCCCCAGTTCGCTTTCTCGTGTTCCACCTCTTCTCTTCTCAAAGGCCTCGCCAAGAAAGTCAACGGCCTGGTCGCCCTAGGAAGGTCAAACCACTCCCTCCCGGCGCAGGTTAGCACCGCCCTCTCTCTGCCTCACTATTTTGCCCTGTGTCTCTCCGGTTCGGTCAATGCTTCTGGTGCAGCTTTCTTCGGATCCAAAGGGCCTTACATTTTTAACAAAATCGACGTCTCAAAGTCGCTTATTTACACTCCGCTGGTTTTGAACCCCGTCACGCGCACCGTAGTGAAGTATGGTCCTTCCGACGAGTATTTCATCGGCTTGACTGCCATAAAAGTCAACGGGAAAACGGTGCCGTTAAACAACACGTTATTAAGCATTGATCGGGATTCCGGCTTCGGCGGGACCACGTTAACTACGGATGCTCCGTACACCGTAATGGAAACTTCTATCTTCAAAGCTTTTGTTGAGTTGTTTGTGCGGGAATCCTCTGCTTTGAACCTCACGAGAACGAATGTGGTGAAGCCATTCGGTGTGTGCTACCTTGCGACAGATATCGTGAGTACTCGTGCGGGGCCTGCTGTTCCGACCGTTGATCTCGTGATGGAGAGGGAGGATGTGATTTGGAGGATTCTAGGATCGAATTCAATGGTCAAGATTTCGAAGAAAGGAGGAGTGGAGTTGTGGTGTTTGGGGTTTGTGGACGGTGGGGCCAAACCTAGGTCTTCGATCATGATCGGAGGGCATCACATGGAGGATAATCTCCTGCAATTTGATCTCGAGTCCAAGAGGTTTGGGTTTAGCTCATCAGTTTTGCTCCAAGGAACAAAATGTGCCGATTTCAATTTTGCTTCAGCAAAAGTTAATTTGTAATTCTATGTAACAATATATTTGTAATTTAGCATGGAACATTGGACTCATTTTCAATGTTTTATAATGAGAACAGAAAATGACATAAAAAGTTGTAAGAATAGTTTAaattttgtaaaagtaaaatgcaaaTGGAATTGgtgtactcatttcatttcatagtccctttatatagggatagaattacagcggaaatatcaattacattaatgatactaaatgctgattgagctatgattgtaattccttgattccctcctcgtcagttgctttgacgaaggcacataatgtgtttttcctttaacactcccccttgtgccaagttaaagatgaaatggtgcatgtgttgttgcctcactaaaaatcttgccaagtaataataaaaaccctgtgggacaaaaaatacaccttggtcgaaggaaaagagcacaacgcaccttctacatttaaggatgacatgtgtgtattagactcccc
Coding sequences:
- the LOC112171578 gene encoding probable aspartic proteinase GIP1, whose amino-acid sequence is MTSPSLSLPPALVAPISKDHSTLLYSLSLYLKTPLQPTKLHLDLGAAFTWLDCTKPYYNSSTYLHVPCGSPLCDSLHSFACGNCYEPPGPHCANDTCSLYPENPVSGKATLDNALLDALALHTTDGSAPGRLALLPQFAFSCSTSSLLKGLAKKVNGLVALGRSNHSLPAQVSTALSLPHYFALCLSGSVNASGAAFFGSKGPYIFNKIDVSKSLIYTPLVLNPVTRTVVKYGPSDEYFIGLTAIKVNGKTVPLNNTLLSIDRDSGFGGTTLTTDAPYTVMETSIFKAFVELFVRESSALNLTRTNVVKPFGVCYLATDIVSTRAGPAVPTVDLVMEREDVIWRILGSNSMVKISKKGGVELWCLGFVDGGAKPRSSIMIGGHHMEDNLLQFDLESKRFGFSSSVLLQGTKCADFNFASAKVNL